In Acidobacteriota bacterium, a single window of DNA contains:
- a CDS encoding VWA domain-containing protein: protein MKKFFGLLLIGCFFAGPAVAQTAQESKPTENPAGNQGQEAAGQVKVQVNLVNVLYTVVDKKGRLLANLTKNDFSVFEDGKPQTIRFFGRESNLPLRIGILIDTSNSIRLRLQFEQEAAIDFLYDTVRPDKDQAFVVGFDVEPVMVQDYTDNLDKLKEGINSLQAGGGTGLYDAIYYACKEKMIYTPQPEPYLRRVLIVVSDGQDNFSEYSREEALSMAQKAEATIYAISTNWTGVKQRGDKVLEYLAKETGGGFFFNTQESEMETDFKRIANELRSQYSLAYVSTNAAHDGTFRKISIKTDKKDLRVQAKTGYFAPSQ, encoded by the coding sequence ATGAAGAAGTTCTTCGGGCTGCTACTGATCGGGTGTTTTTTCGCAGGACCAGCCGTTGCACAGACTGCGCAGGAATCAAAACCCACCGAGAACCCAGCCGGAAACCAGGGCCAGGAAGCCGCGGGCCAGGTTAAGGTTCAGGTGAACCTCGTCAACGTTCTGTACACTGTAGTTGACAAGAAGGGCCGCCTTCTCGCGAATCTGACCAAGAATGACTTCAGCGTTTTTGAAGATGGCAAACCGCAAACAATTCGGTTCTTTGGCCGTGAATCCAACCTTCCCCTCCGGATTGGAATTCTGATTGACACCAGCAATAGCATTCGTCTGCGATTACAGTTTGAGCAGGAAGCTGCCATCGATTTTCTATACGATACGGTCCGGCCTGATAAGGACCAGGCGTTCGTAGTGGGCTTTGATGTTGAGCCGGTGATGGTCCAGGACTATACAGACAACCTTGACAAACTCAAGGAAGGCATCAATTCGCTTCAGGCAGGCGGCGGAACTGGGCTTTACGACGCCATCTATTACGCCTGCAAGGAAAAAATGATTTACACTCCCCAGCCCGAACCCTACCTTCGACGCGTGCTGATTGTGGTTTCAGACGGCCAGGACAACTTCAGCGAGTATTCCCGGGAGGAAGCTTTGTCGATGGCGCAGAAAGCGGAAGCGACGATTTATGCCATCAGCACGAACTGGACGGGTGTGAAGCAGCGGGGTGACAAAGTCCTTGAGTATCTGGCAAAAGAAACGGGCGGCGGGTTCTTTTTTAATACCCAGGAAAGCGAAATGGAAACGGATTTCAAGCGGATCGCCAATGAACTCCGCAGCCAGTACAGCCTTGCCTATGTTTCTACTAACGCGGCACACGACGGTACCTTCCGAAAAATTTCCATCAAGACCGACAAAAAAGATTTGCGTGTGCAGGCGAAGACCGGCTATTTTGCCCCTTCCCAATAA
- a CDS encoding VWA domain-containing protein, with amino-acid sequence MSHRQHACCANGLRSASRAALVLILCFPLVAAAAAQEIPQSTGPILRVTTEAVNVYAVVRDKHHRLIPDLTKDDFEIKEDNIFQKITYFTRETDTPLTLAIMVDTSPSQERVLDVEQREAKNFLSQVLRPKDLACVIHFDLEVELLQDFTADVHTLDSAIDETVINGGAHGVLPSPLPASNIGGTHLYDSIYLAASELMSHEVGRKVLILLTDGEDQGSKESLNQALEAAQKSDCIIYAVDIVDRTFYRFSNMGFNGDAVLRKLCEQTGGDVIKVTKIQNTSEAFQRIAEELRTQYLLGYTPSNPRKDPGFRKINVRVIHGDYKIQTRSGYYPHS; translated from the coding sequence ATGAGTCATCGGCAACACGCGTGCTGCGCCAACGGTCTCCGATCCGCATCAAGAGCGGCCCTCGTGCTCATTCTTTGTTTCCCCCTTGTGGCGGCTGCCGCAGCACAGGAGATCCCACAATCAACTGGACCAATCCTGAGAGTTACGACGGAAGCCGTCAATGTTTACGCCGTAGTGCGCGACAAACACCACAGGCTCATTCCCGATCTCACCAAGGATGATTTCGAAATCAAAGAGGACAACATTTTCCAGAAGATTACTTACTTTACGCGCGAAACAGACACTCCGCTTACTCTTGCGATCATGGTCGACACCAGCCCGAGCCAGGAAAGAGTTCTGGATGTGGAGCAGCGCGAGGCAAAGAATTTTCTGAGCCAGGTGTTGCGACCCAAGGACCTCGCTTGCGTCATCCACTTCGATCTGGAAGTCGAGCTCCTGCAGGATTTCACCGCCGATGTACATACCCTCGACAGCGCAATTGATGAAACTGTCATCAACGGAGGGGCGCATGGTGTGTTGCCCTCCCCGTTGCCAGCCAGCAACATCGGAGGCACGCACCTTTACGATTCGATTTATCTCGCCGCCAGCGAACTGATGAGCCATGAGGTTGGACGCAAGGTGCTGATCCTTCTCACCGATGGCGAGGACCAGGGAAGCAAGGAATCCCTGAACCAGGCTCTCGAAGCTGCGCAGAAATCCGATTGCATCATTTATGCCGTTGACATCGTTGACCGCACCTTTTACAGATTTAGTAATATGGGTTTCAACGGGGACGCGGTACTGCGCAAGCTGTGCGAACAAACCGGTGGAGATGTCATCAAGGTGACAAAAATTCAGAATACTTCAGAGGCATTTCAGAGAATCGCCGAAGAACTCCGTACGCAGTATCTTCTGGGCTACACTCCGTCCAATCCCAGAAAAGATCCTGGCTTTCGCAAGATCAACGTCCGAGTTATTCACGGTGACTATAAAATCCAGACTCGCAGCGGATATTATCCTCACTCGTGA
- a CDS encoding DNA recombination protein RmuC has product MNPWTLFIVGIGIGGVIGFLLAGLRRNSVLSAVQVEAEGKTRAAESMADALRSHVTNLETKLASSEQQVRYEANLRVAAETRLTETQSNLEDQKRLLEEARVKLADAFQALSAQALRSNNQAFIQLARSTFETIQTQAKGELETREQAIKGLVSPLVETLKRYEAQILEMEKTRQSAYGSLEEQLRNLAMVNQQLQKEAGTLANTLKGGPAVRGRWGEMTLRRVAELAGMSEHCDFSEQESLESATGRQRPDMIVHLPNGREIAVDAKAPLQSFLDAASANTEDERRQKLSRHAQLVRERMKELSAKAYWDQFDPAPEIVVLFLPGESFFSAALEQDRTLLEDGMQKHVVIATPTTLIALLRAVAFGWRQEQIAENTREISALGKDLYDRVRTFLGHFEGVGSSLQRATESYNRAVGSLESRVLPSVRKLKELGAATAEPIAELEPVDEITRELNAADPDNSD; this is encoded by the coding sequence ATGAATCCGTGGACCCTTTTCATTGTCGGGATAGGAATTGGGGGAGTGATCGGATTCCTGTTGGCCGGCCTGCGGCGGAACTCAGTTCTGTCCGCCGTGCAAGTCGAGGCCGAAGGAAAGACAAGGGCCGCTGAGAGCATGGCGGACGCGCTTCGCTCCCACGTAACAAACCTTGAGACAAAGCTGGCTTCCAGCGAGCAGCAAGTTCGATACGAAGCCAACCTTCGCGTGGCGGCGGAAACCCGCCTGACGGAAACCCAGTCCAATCTGGAAGACCAGAAACGATTACTGGAAGAAGCTAGAGTGAAGCTGGCGGATGCGTTCCAAGCGCTATCTGCTCAAGCACTGAGGAGCAACAACCAGGCATTTATCCAGCTGGCCCGCAGCACCTTTGAAACCATCCAGACTCAGGCGAAAGGTGAACTCGAAACGCGTGAGCAGGCCATCAAAGGCCTGGTTAGTCCGCTTGTCGAAACACTGAAGCGCTACGAAGCTCAAATCCTGGAAATGGAAAAGACCCGGCAGAGCGCTTACGGGTCGCTGGAAGAACAGCTTCGAAACCTCGCAATGGTGAATCAGCAGTTACAGAAGGAAGCGGGAACTCTCGCGAATACGCTCAAGGGAGGTCCTGCGGTACGCGGCCGCTGGGGAGAAATGACGCTGCGACGCGTGGCGGAGCTCGCGGGCATGTCGGAACACTGCGATTTTTCGGAGCAGGAAAGCCTTGAATCCGCAACCGGCCGCCAACGACCGGACATGATCGTCCACCTGCCCAATGGACGTGAGATCGCCGTGGACGCGAAAGCACCCCTTCAATCTTTTTTGGATGCAGCTTCGGCAAATACTGAAGACGAGCGCAGACAAAAACTTTCCAGACATGCGCAGCTTGTCCGAGAGCGGATGAAGGAGCTATCCGCCAAGGCGTATTGGGACCAGTTCGATCCCGCGCCGGAGATCGTTGTTCTCTTTCTGCCGGGCGAATCCTTTTTCAGCGCCGCGCTCGAACAGGATCGCACGCTGTTGGAAGACGGCATGCAGAAGCACGTGGTGATCGCAACGCCAACCACGCTGATCGCCCTTCTGCGGGCTGTGGCTTTCGGTTGGCGGCAAGAACAGATTGCGGAGAACACCCGTGAGATCAGCGCCCTGGGAAAAGATCTCTACGACCGGGTGCGGACCTTCCTGGGGCATTTCGAAGGAGTGGGTTCGTCGCTGCAACGGGCCACAGAGAGTTACAACCGCGCAGTTGGATCACTTGAATCGCGCGTGCTGCCTTCCGTGCGCAAATTGAAGGAGCTTGGCGCAGCCACTGCAGAGCCGATTGCGGAACTGGAACCGGTGGATGAAATCACTCGCGAACTGAACGCAGCGGATCCGGATAATTCGGACTAA
- a CDS encoding ATP-dependent helicase, with protein sequence MYNLNPEQRKAVEHGEGPLLVIAGPGSGKTRVITQRIVYLLEEVRGLQPENILALTFTDKAAGEMKSRVDHDLPGLNTSPQISTFHSFCYSVLRSRHFERKLLDKIDIWIFLRRRMEQLGLEYYRKLAAPGAFLHDLNNFFSQCQDELVGPDEFDAYVRKRWSGLETRVALLGASELVIQEEELRKQQELARVFRTSRRLIEEAGYSSLGTLISEVVHLWDREPEILQKYRRQFRYILVDEFQDSNYGQVQLLKRLVAPPYNITAVGDPDQAIYRFRGAAHGTFEMFRQVFPAPEKVYLNRNYRSTRRILRASDAVIVCNEQRDGEKPPLVTENPEGAKIFLLSSPNYTLEADGIVDLVQDLTQGKRSFMEIAILYRAHSHRDLLVREFRRRKIPFVIRGLSLLSTTIMRDLLAYLRLVHSVHDNVSLTRVLLARRWSFPETLSSDLRKQAARNRCSIYDAIRQTGESLLKTDLQTTRWQELKSILGKLRSIAENVRLPSLLDQMTELLELKFIPDSNDAACLEAFKKFVSEWEEKSETGKLPEFMEYFDYFLEAGGKIVAPEPPAPANAVQVMTVHASKGLEFPVVFILSVAPRRFPHGEQKPVIEFPDELRRGPVPPVNLHLAEERRLFYVAMTRARDQLYVSNVSAKGKKPSIFIDNLLSDPVVEGQDVARIDFEQVTGKPEATEKKEPAKQHSQKAPQSGRRSQPTLFGEPAPAPDTVRPPIKEWAQAVPAAFSDGKLRLSATAIETYFECPLKFKFSHLYHIPTGPQAALTFGNVMHQSVRHYFKLRKNGEVDFDELSQFYLGSWKTVGFEDSYQEETYRKSGLSQLREFTVRHNAIPIAAESVRMEVHFELPMEGVVLEGRIDQINPLEPRDSRLVQLVDYKTGRPRSQKDADKSLQLSAYALAARNQMGLEPEGLIFYNLTNNEPVASVRTEKELEAVQQKILAVAEEIRRMIFPPTPGFACRYCEFVPICPAHEEEL encoded by the coding sequence ATGTACAACCTTAACCCTGAACAACGGAAAGCAGTGGAGCACGGCGAAGGACCGCTGCTGGTGATCGCCGGCCCCGGAAGCGGGAAAACGCGCGTCATCACGCAGCGAATCGTCTACCTGCTTGAGGAAGTACGCGGGCTTCAGCCGGAAAACATCCTTGCATTGACCTTCACCGACAAGGCTGCGGGAGAAATGAAAAGTCGTGTGGACCACGACCTCCCAGGCCTCAATACCAGCCCCCAAATTTCCACATTCCATTCGTTCTGTTACAGCGTCCTGCGCAGCCGCCACTTTGAACGGAAACTCCTCGACAAGATCGACATCTGGATCTTTCTGCGCCGAAGGATGGAACAACTTGGCTTGGAGTATTACCGGAAGCTTGCAGCGCCCGGCGCCTTTCTCCATGATCTGAACAACTTCTTTTCGCAGTGCCAGGACGAGCTTGTGGGACCGGATGAGTTTGACGCCTACGTTCGCAAACGCTGGAGTGGATTAGAGACTCGCGTGGCATTGCTGGGCGCGTCCGAGCTTGTGATTCAGGAAGAAGAACTGCGCAAACAGCAGGAATTGGCGCGCGTATTCCGCACCAGCCGGCGGCTGATCGAAGAAGCCGGCTATTCGAGCCTCGGCACCTTGATCAGTGAAGTTGTCCATCTGTGGGACCGCGAACCCGAAATTCTGCAAAAATACCGCCGGCAATTTCGCTACATTCTGGTGGACGAATTTCAGGATAGCAATTACGGACAGGTGCAACTGCTAAAGCGCCTGGTTGCCCCCCCCTACAACATCACTGCTGTGGGCGATCCTGACCAGGCCATCTACCGGTTCCGTGGAGCAGCGCATGGAACTTTCGAAATGTTCAGGCAGGTATTTCCTGCGCCCGAGAAGGTATACCTCAACCGCAATTACCGGTCCACCAGAAGAATACTGCGAGCCTCGGATGCAGTGATTGTCTGTAATGAGCAGCGCGACGGCGAAAAGCCGCCACTCGTCACCGAAAATCCAGAAGGCGCAAAGATCTTTCTTCTCTCTTCTCCAAACTACACCCTGGAAGCTGATGGGATTGTGGACCTCGTACAGGACCTTACCCAGGGAAAGCGATCATTCATGGAAATCGCGATTCTCTATCGTGCCCATAGCCATCGTGACCTGCTGGTACGCGAGTTCCGCCGAAGAAAAATTCCATTTGTCATCCGCGGGCTCTCGCTGCTTTCCACAACCATTATGCGCGACCTGCTGGCATATCTGCGCCTGGTGCATTCTGTGCATGACAACGTCAGTCTGACCCGGGTGCTCCTTGCGCGTCGGTGGAGTTTTCCCGAGACGCTTTCCTCCGACCTGCGCAAGCAGGCTGCAAGGAATCGCTGCTCAATTTATGACGCCATCCGGCAGACTGGAGAATCGCTTTTGAAAACAGACCTCCAGACGACTCGCTGGCAGGAATTGAAATCGATTCTTGGCAAGCTCAGAAGCATAGCCGAAAACGTCCGGTTGCCTTCCCTTCTTGATCAAATGACCGAACTCCTTGAACTCAAGTTTATCCCCGACAGCAACGACGCTGCTTGCCTGGAGGCCTTCAAAAAATTCGTGAGTGAATGGGAGGAAAAAAGCGAGACGGGCAAGTTACCTGAGTTCATGGAGTACTTCGATTATTTCCTGGAAGCAGGTGGAAAAATAGTAGCGCCGGAACCGCCCGCACCAGCGAACGCAGTTCAGGTGATGACCGTCCACGCGTCGAAGGGCCTCGAATTTCCCGTCGTTTTCATATTAAGCGTCGCCCCGCGGCGCTTCCCCCACGGCGAGCAGAAGCCGGTCATCGAATTCCCTGATGAGCTTCGCAGGGGGCCTGTTCCGCCAGTCAATCTTCATCTGGCGGAAGAACGGCGGCTTTTTTACGTCGCGATGACGCGTGCGCGCGACCAACTCTACGTTTCAAACGTGAGCGCGAAGGGGAAAAAGCCCTCAATCTTCATCGACAATCTCCTTTCCGATCCCGTAGTGGAAGGACAGGACGTTGCGAGAATCGATTTTGAACAAGTAACCGGGAAACCTGAAGCGACGGAGAAGAAAGAACCGGCAAAACAGCATTCTCAGAAAGCTCCGCAGAGCGGTCGTCGCTCGCAGCCAACGCTTTTCGGAGAGCCCGCTCCGGCGCCGGACACGGTCCGTCCACCGATCAAGGAATGGGCCCAGGCTGTTCCTGCCGCATTCTCAGACGGCAAACTGCGATTGAGCGCGACTGCCATTGAAACTTATTTCGAATGTCCGTTGAAATTTAAATTCAGCCACCTCTACCATATTCCGACGGGGCCTCAAGCCGCGCTTACCTTTGGCAATGTCATGCACCAGTCCGTACGACACTACTTCAAACTTCGGAAAAACGGCGAGGTCGATTTCGACGAATTGAGCCAGTTCTATCTTGGCTCATGGAAAACCGTGGGCTTTGAAGATTCTTATCAGGAAGAAACCTATCGCAAGTCAGGGCTGAGCCAGCTTCGCGAATTTACAGTACGCCACAACGCAATACCGATTGCCGCCGAGAGTGTGCGCATGGAAGTCCACTTCGAGCTTCCGATGGAGGGCGTGGTCCTCGAAGGCCGCATCGACCAGATCAATCCCCTCGAGCCGCGCGATTCGCGGTTGGTGCAACTGGTCGATTACAAGACGGGACGACCGCGCTCACAAAAAGACGCTGACAAAAGCCTGCAGCTTTCTGCCTACGCTCTCGCTGCGCGCAACCAGATGGGACTTGAACCTGAAGGACTTATTTTCTACAACCTCACCAATAACGAACCGGTCGCAAGCGTGAGGACCGAAAAAGAGCTGGAAGCAGTCCAGCAGAAAATCCTCGCGGTTGCAGAAGAAATCCGCCGGATGATTTTTCCCCCTACGCCGGGCTTCGCATGCAGGTATTGTGAATTTGTTCCGATCTGCCCTGCCCACGAAGAGGAGTTATAG
- a CDS encoding phosphopyruvate hydratase has translation MAEIDLIVGREILDSRGNPTVEAEVRLRDGASARAAVPSGASTGEHEAIELRDGDKRRYQGKGVLQAVENINTVIARELGGHEASRQAEVDERLIELDGTPNKSNLGANAILAVSMAVCRAAARSAGLPLYRYLGGISARVLPVPMMNVLNGGVHADNTVDFQEFMIMPVGAETFSSSLRMGVETFHTLKKILKEHGYSTSVGDEGGFAPSLKSNVEAVELILEAIEAAGFSAGQDIALALDPASSEMFQDGKYVFFKSDKSKKSADDMVKLYADWVRQYPIISIEDGLAQDDWEGWKKLTKELDDKIQLVGDDLFVTNTERLKQGIDEGVANSILIKLNQIGTVTETMAAIDLARRNGYTSVVSHRSGETEDAFIADFAVGLQTGQIKTGSASRTDRIAKYNQLLRIEEELGESAEFLGKAAVACS, from the coding sequence GTGGCTGAAATTGATCTGATTGTGGGTCGTGAGATTCTTGATTCCCGGGGGAACCCGACAGTGGAGGCGGAGGTGCGCCTTCGTGACGGCGCATCCGCACGGGCGGCGGTACCTTCTGGCGCATCCACCGGAGAGCATGAGGCGATCGAACTGCGCGACGGCGACAAGCGCCGCTACCAGGGTAAAGGTGTGCTGCAGGCCGTCGAAAACATCAACACGGTGATTGCGCGCGAACTGGGTGGCCATGAAGCAAGCCGACAGGCGGAAGTCGACGAGCGACTGATTGAACTTGACGGCACGCCCAACAAGAGCAACCTGGGCGCAAACGCCATCCTCGCTGTTTCCATGGCTGTCTGCCGGGCGGCAGCACGTTCTGCCGGATTACCGCTTTACCGCTACCTGGGCGGGATTTCTGCGCGCGTGCTGCCTGTACCCATGATGAATGTGTTGAACGGCGGCGTGCATGCGGATAACACTGTCGATTTCCAGGAATTTATGATCATGCCCGTTGGTGCGGAGACTTTTTCCAGCTCCTTGCGGATGGGCGTCGAGACTTTCCACACGCTGAAAAAGATTCTGAAGGAGCACGGCTATTCAACTTCAGTGGGCGACGAGGGCGGGTTTGCCCCCAGTTTGAAGTCTAACGTCGAGGCCGTCGAGCTGATCCTCGAGGCGATTGAGGCCGCTGGCTTTTCTGCCGGCCAGGACATCGCCCTGGCGCTCGACCCAGCATCAAGTGAAATGTTCCAGGACGGCAAATACGTGTTCTTCAAGTCGGACAAGTCTAAAAAATCGGCCGATGACATGGTGAAACTCTACGCTGATTGGGTGAGGCAATACCCGATCATCTCCATTGAAGATGGCCTGGCCCAGGACGACTGGGAGGGCTGGAAGAAGCTGACCAAAGAGTTGGATGATAAGATTCAACTTGTGGGCGACGATCTTTTTGTGACCAACACCGAACGTCTGAAGCAGGGGATCGACGAAGGGGTAGCCAATTCCATCCTCATCAAGCTGAACCAGATCGGTACCGTCACGGAAACCATGGCCGCCATCGATCTGGCCAGGCGCAACGGATACACCTCGGTGGTTTCACACCGCTCCGGCGAAACCGAAGATGCCTTCATCGCCGATTTTGCGGTTGGTCTTCAAACCGGGCAGATCAAGACCGGCTCCGCGAGCCGCACTGACCGGATCGCCAAATACAATCAGCTGCTGCGCATTGAAGAGGAGCTCGGCGAATCCGCGGAATTCCTGGGCAAAGCCGCAGTCGCCTGTTCGTGA
- a CDS encoding 2,3-bisphosphoglycerate-independent phosphoglycerate mutase, protein MKIPKPVVLVILDGWGYRAERENNAIALAKTPNYTALLKEYPSTLVYTSGERVGLPEGLMGNSEVGHLNIGAGRIVYQDITRIDAAIRTGEFFKNPALLQLMEAGRKTRLHFMGLLSDGGVHSHQRHLYSLLKMARENRVSEVFVHVFLDGRDTAPTNGAGYVEALQRQMREYNIGRVATISGRYYAMDRDNRWQRTQLAYDAIVNGEGVKAEDPVAAIKNSYNQGVTDEFVVPIVITDSQGHPTATIRGDDAVMFFNFRADRARQMTRALTQPDLQGFQRRGYPEKLHYLSMTRYDKTFTNPYVFSPQSLTHILAAVMADAQLTNLRVAETEKYAHVTYFFNGGVEKAYPGEDRILVPSPKVATYDLQPEMSARGVMDTVVKAVNEGSRDVIIVNFANADMVGHTGKLEAAVKAVETVDVCLGEVYKAVRAKGGAMVITADHGNAELMVDPVTGGPHTAHTTNPVPLILVAEQVPPKLREGGALADVSPTLLGLLGIPLPPEMTGHDLRDAEFKGLSTQPGR, encoded by the coding sequence ATGAAAATACCTAAACCAGTAGTGCTTGTCATACTTGATGGCTGGGGGTATCGTGCCGAGCGCGAGAACAACGCAATTGCCCTGGCCAAGACGCCCAACTACACCGCGCTGCTGAAAGAATATCCTTCCACGCTGGTCTACACTTCCGGCGAGCGCGTTGGTCTGCCCGAAGGCCTCATGGGTAACTCTGAGGTGGGCCATCTGAACATCGGCGCCGGGCGCATTGTCTACCAGGACATCACGCGCATCGACGCTGCAATCCGTACCGGCGAATTCTTCAAGAACCCAGCCCTGCTACAGCTTATGGAGGCGGGGCGCAAGACGCGCCTGCACTTCATGGGGCTGCTCAGCGATGGCGGCGTGCACTCCCACCAGCGACATCTCTATTCGCTGTTGAAGATGGCGCGCGAAAACCGCGTCAGCGAAGTTTTTGTCCACGTTTTCCTCGACGGACGCGACACGGCGCCCACTAACGGCGCTGGGTATGTCGAGGCGCTGCAAAGGCAGATGCGTGAATACAACATCGGCCGCGTTGCCACCATTTCAGGGCGTTACTACGCCATGGACCGTGACAACCGCTGGCAACGCACGCAGCTGGCCTACGACGCCATCGTTAATGGCGAGGGCGTGAAGGCCGAGGACCCTGTAGCGGCCATCAAGAACTCCTATAACCAAGGCGTCACCGACGAGTTTGTGGTCCCCATCGTCATTACGGATTCTCAGGGCCATCCTACGGCTACCATCCGCGGTGACGATGCCGTAATGTTCTTCAATTTCCGCGCCGACCGCGCCCGTCAGATGACCCGTGCGCTCACTCAGCCTGATCTCCAGGGCTTCCAGCGCCGCGGCTATCCCGAGAAACTGCACTACCTCTCGATGACGCGCTATGACAAGACGTTCACCAATCCTTACGTCTTCTCGCCCCAATCGCTCACTCACATTCTGGCCGCCGTGATGGCGGATGCGCAGTTGACGAACCTTCGCGTGGCGGAAACGGAAAAATACGCGCACGTCACCTACTTTTTTAACGGTGGCGTGGAAAAGGCCTACCCGGGCGAGGACCGCATCCTGGTGCCGTCACCCAAAGTGGCCACCTATGACCTGCAGCCGGAAATGAGCGCCCGTGGCGTGATGGACACCGTCGTCAAAGCAGTCAACGAAGGCAGCCGGGACGTCATTATCGTCAATTTCGCCAACGCCGACATGGTAGGGCACACTGGGAAGCTCGAGGCCGCTGTCAAGGCGGTGGAAACCGTCGATGTCTGCCTGGGCGAGGTTTACAAGGCGGTTCGCGCTAAAGGCGGAGCGATGGTTATCACGGCGGACCACGGTAACGCCGAATTGATGGTGGATCCCGTGACCGGCGGCCCGCACACAGCCCACACCACCAATCCCGTCCCGCTCATCCTGGTTGCTGAACAGGTCCCGCCGAAACTGCGCGAAGGCGGAGCGCTGGCGGACGTCTCTCCCACATTGCTGGGCCTGTTAGGCATTCCGCTGCCCCCTGAAATGACTGGCCACGACCTGCGCGATGCTGAATTCAAGGGATTGTCGACGCAGCCCGGGCGTTGA
- a CDS encoding amino acid permease, giving the protein MESKAEGARELFRSLGMLDAIAIIIGIVIGSGIFVLPNLIARNLPSSNAIVITWVGAGVLSLFGALAYAELGAMIPATGGQYVYLREAYGPLCAFVCGWTFMLAVLSGGSAWLAVTFSIYAGYFVPLTPAASKVVSIGLVAVLSAVNYLGVREGAWVQRVFTALKIAALLVLIGAAFLLSHPAGAVKAPDHHSLTIGHFNVALAACLMVYNGWSYVSFVAGEVRNPQRNLLRALVIGMAAVIVLYVLANLAYLRVMTIPEIAATERVGADLATRTMGPIGGTFVSITVLLSIIGAVNGCVLTAARLPFAQARDRLFFARFGKIHPRFQTPSSAVMWGGIWTAALILTGSYETLYSYSIVAAWIFYTLSVAAVFVLRRKQPQRERPYKMWGYPYTMCLFVGVSVWFVVDAFLAQPWPAFMAFVIIASGVLAYWIWRKVAPVQ; this is encoded by the coding sequence GTGGAATCAAAGGCCGAAGGCGCACGTGAATTGTTCCGCAGCCTCGGGATGCTGGATGCCATCGCGATTATCATTGGCATCGTGATCGGGTCCGGCATTTTTGTGCTTCCCAACCTGATTGCCAGAAACCTTCCGTCGAGCAATGCCATCGTCATCACCTGGGTCGGCGCAGGCGTGCTTTCGCTTTTTGGGGCCCTGGCTTATGCCGAACTAGGGGCGATGATACCCGCCACGGGCGGCCAGTATGTTTATCTGCGCGAAGCTTATGGCCCGTTGTGCGCATTTGTGTGCGGATGGACCTTCATGCTGGCGGTTTTGTCGGGCGGGAGCGCATGGCTGGCAGTGACGTTTTCCATCTACGCGGGCTATTTCGTTCCGCTCACTCCGGCCGCAAGCAAGGTGGTTTCGATTGGATTGGTTGCAGTTCTGTCGGCAGTAAATTACCTGGGTGTGAGAGAAGGCGCCTGGGTGCAGCGCGTTTTCACCGCCTTGAAAATTGCTGCGCTCCTGGTCCTAATCGGAGCGGCGTTTCTGCTTTCCCATCCTGCTGGTGCTGTCAAGGCGCCCGATCATCATTCGTTGACAATCGGACACTTCAATGTTGCATTGGCAGCCTGTCTGATGGTGTACAACGGCTGGAGCTACGTCAGCTTTGTAGCGGGAGAAGTGCGAAACCCTCAACGGAATCTGCTCCGCGCCCTGGTGATCGGGATGGCCGCAGTCATCGTCCTCTACGTGTTGGCAAATCTGGCCTACCTGAGAGTGATGACCATACCGGAAATCGCGGCGACCGAACGCGTGGGTGCAGACCTGGCAACGCGAACGATGGGCCCCATCGGCGGAACTTTTGTGTCCATTACCGTCCTGCTTTCGATTATTGGCGCGGTGAATGGCTGCGTATTGACGGCCGCGCGCCTCCCGTTTGCCCAGGCCAGGGACCGCTTGTTTTTCGCGCGGTTCGGAAAGATCCATCCCAGGTTTCAGACACCTTCCTCCGCCGTTATGTGGGGAGGAATCTGGACCGCCGCCCTCATCCTAACTGGTTCGTACGAGACGCTATATTCTTACTCGATCGTGGCAGCGTGGATCTTCTACACCTTGAGTGTGGCTGCTGTTTTTGTGTTAAGACGAAAACAGCCACAGCGGGAGAGGCCGTACAAGATGTGGGGTTACCCGTATACGATGTGCCTCTTTGTGGGTGTATCTGTCTGGTTTGTAGTGGATGCATTCCTGGCGCAACCATGGCCTGCATTCATGGCCTTCGTGATTATCGCTTCAGGGGTGCTGGCATACTGGATTTGGAGAAAGGTGGCGCCGGTTCAATAG